In a genomic window of Scyliorhinus torazame isolate Kashiwa2021f chromosome 5, sScyTor2.1, whole genome shotgun sequence:
- the LOC140420079 gene encoding uncharacterized protein yields MEKPWKCGDCGKGFRAPSKLEVHRRSHTGERPFTCSVCEKGFSRLSTLQSHQRVHTGKRPFTCSQCEKGFTELSRLRKHQRVHTGERPFKCSQCEKGFTQLSSLQTHQRVHTGERPFTCSQCEKGFTQLSSLQAHQRVHTGERPFTCSRCEKGFVASTNLRKHQRVHTGERPFTCSQCKKGFTQLSSLQTHQRVHTGERPFTCSQCEKRFTTSSSLLTHQRVHTGERPFTCSQCEKGFTTSSSLLTHQRVHTGERPFTCSQCEKGFAQLSHLQIHQRVHTGERPFTCSQCEKGFTQLSSLQTHQRVHTGERPFTCSHCEKGFTTSSSLLTHQRVHTGERPFTCSQCEKGFTTSSSLLTHQRVHTGERPFTCSQCEKGFAQLSHLQIHQQVHTGEKVLTCSY; encoded by the coding sequence atggagaaaccgtggaaatgtggggactgtggaaagggattcagggctccatcaaagctggaagttcatcgacgcagtcacactggggagaggccgttcacctgctctgtgtgtgagaagggattcagtcggttatccaccctgcagtcacaccagcgagttcacactgggaagaggccgttcacctgctctcagtgtgagaagggattcactgagttatccagactgcggaaacaccagcgagttcacactggggagaggccattcaagtgctctcagtgtgagaagggattcactcagttatccagcctgcagacacaccagcgagttcacactggggaaaggccgttcacctgctctcagtgtgagaagggattcactcagttatccagcctgcaggcacaccagcgagttcacactggggaaaggccgttcacctgctctcggtgtgagaAGGGATTTGTTGCTTCAACGAACCtgcggaagcaccagcgagttcatactggggagagaccgttcacctgttctcagtgtaagaagggattcactcagttatccagcctgcagacacaccagcgagttcacactggggagaggccgttcacctgctctcagtgtgagaagagatttactacttcatcgagcctgctgacacaccagcgagttcacactggggagaggccgttcacttgctctcagtgtgagaagggattcactacttcatcgagccttctgacacaccagcgagttcacactggggagaggccgttcacctgctctcagtgtgagaagggattcgctcagttatcccacctgcagatacaccagcgagttcacactggggagaggccgttcacctgctctcagtgtgagaagggattcactcagttatccagcctgcagacacaccagcgagttcacactggggagaggccgttcacctgctctcactgtgagaagggatttactacttcatcgagcctgttgacacaccagcgagttcacactggagagaggccgttcacttgctctcagtgtgagaagggattcactacttcatcgagccttctgacacaccagcgagttcacactggggagaggccgttcacctgctctcagtgtgagaagggatttgctcagttatcccacctgcagatacaccagcaagttcacacaggggagaaggtgtTAACCTGCTCTtattga